A window from Sphingobacterium hotanense encodes these proteins:
- a CDS encoding transposase produces the protein MKKDRITLGVDVSKKTLDICHWGTHDFIKIENNSSGFKQLAKWMRGKGFVSSQVFFIMEYTGGYEYRFLQYCESKGLSYTRKSGLEIKKSMGMVRGKSDKQDSFRIAQYGEEKAYMLEPSGKLNSAIFDLKQLISFRKRLVRAMAGYKASSSERKAMYGKDAGKVIQQVSKTMIDVCKKEIYKVEREILQLIESDESLNRNYQILKSVKGIGPINAWMTIVYTENFKAFTDPRKYAVYAGVIPFEHTSGTSIRGRKRVSHMANKAIKQELNQAAKIAITHDKTLREYAQRKLTTKAYPLVLNNVKFKLILIMFSLIGRQEMYREDYHYAA, from the coding sequence ATGAAAAAAGATCGTATTACCTTAGGTGTCGACGTTTCAAAGAAGACATTGGACATCTGCCATTGGGGCACCCATGATTTCATTAAGATCGAGAACAACAGTTCGGGATTTAAGCAATTGGCAAAGTGGATGCGAGGGAAAGGTTTTGTATCAAGCCAGGTCTTCTTCATCATGGAATATACTGGTGGATATGAATATAGATTCCTGCAGTATTGCGAGTCAAAAGGTCTTTCGTATACACGCAAATCTGGTCTAGAGATCAAGAAGTCGATGGGCATGGTCCGTGGCAAGAGCGATAAGCAAGACTCCTTTAGGATTGCCCAGTATGGGGAAGAAAAGGCTTATATGCTCGAACCAAGCGGGAAATTGAACTCTGCAATATTTGATCTTAAGCAGCTAATCTCCTTTCGTAAACGTTTAGTGAGAGCGATGGCCGGTTACAAAGCGAGCAGCTCTGAGCGCAAGGCGATGTACGGGAAGGACGCCGGGAAGGTGATCCAGCAGGTCAGTAAAACAATGATAGATGTTTGTAAGAAAGAGATCTACAAAGTAGAACGAGAAATCTTACAGCTCATCGAAAGCGATGAATCGCTCAACAGGAACTATCAGATCCTCAAAAGCGTTAAAGGGATAGGCCCTATCAATGCCTGGATGACGATCGTTTATACGGAGAATTTCAAGGCCTTTACCGATCCCCGAAAATACGCTGTCTATGCCGGTGTGATACCATTTGAACACACTTCCGGGACCAGTATTCGCGGTCGAAAGCGAGTCTCGCATATGGCCAACAAGGCCATAAAGCAGGAGTTGAACCAAGCGGCAAAGATTGCCATTACCCATGACAAGACGCTCCGAGAATATGCGCAACGGAAGCTCACAACCAAAGCTTACCCGCTGGTCTTGAACAATGTGAAATTCAAGCTGATTTTGATCATGTTTTCCTTGATCGGACGACAAGAGATGTATCGGGAAGATTATCATTATGCAGCGTGA
- a CDS encoding transposase gives MKKDRITLGVDVSKKTLDICHWGTHDFIKIENNSSGFKQLAKWMRGKGFVSSQVFFIMEYTGGYEYRFLQYCESKGLSYTRKSGLEIKKSMGMVRGKSDKQDSFRIAQYGEEKAYMLEPSGKLNSTIFDLKQLISFRKRLVREMAGYKASSSERKAMYGKDAGKAILKVSKTMIDVYKKEIYRVEREILQLIESDESLNRNYQILKSVKGIGPVNAWMTIVYTENFKAFTDPRKYAVYAGVIPFEHTSGTSIRGRKRVSHMANKAIKQELNQAAKIAITHDKTLREYTQRKLTTKAYPLVLNNVKFKLILIMFSLIGRQEMYREDYHYAA, from the coding sequence ATGAAAAAAGATCGTATTACCTTAGGTGTCGACGTGTCTAAGAAGACATTGGACATCTGCCATTGGGGCACACATGATTTCATTAAGATCGAGAACAACAGTTCGGGATTTAAGCAATTGGCAAAGTGGATGCGAGGGAAAGGTTTTGTATCAAGCCAAGTCTTCTTTATCATGGAATATACTGGTGGATATGAATACAGATTCCTGCAGTATTGCGAGTCAAAAGGTCTTTCGTATACACGCAAATCTGGTCTAGAGATCAAGAAGTCGATGGGCATGGTCCGTGGCAAGAGCGATAAGCAAGACTCCTTTAGGATTGCCCAGTATGGGGAAGAAAAGGCTTATATGCTCGAACCAAGCGGTAAATTGAATTCTACAATATTTGATCTTAAGCAGCTGATCTCCTTTCGTAAACGTCTAGTGAGAGAGATGGCCGGTTACAAAGCGAGCAGCTCTGAGCGCAAGGCGATGTACGGGAAAGACGCAGGGAAGGCGATCCTGAAGGTCAGTAAAACAATGATAGATGTTTATAAGAAAGAGATCTACAGAGTAGAACGAGAAATCTTACAGCTCATCGAAAGCGATGAATCGCTCAACAGGAACTATCAGATCCTCAAAAGCGTCAAAGGGATAGGCCCGGTCAATGCCTGGATGACGATCGTTTATACGGAGAATTTCAAGGCTTTTACCGATCCCCGAAAATACGCTGTCTATGCCGGTGTGATACCATTTGAGCACACTTCCGGGACCAGTATTCGCGGTCGAAAGCGAGTCTCGCATATGGCCAACAAGGCCATCAAGCAGGAGTTGAACCAAGCGGCAAAGATTGCCATTACACATGACAAGACGCTCCGAGAATATACGCAACGGAAGCTCACAACCAAAGCTTACCCGTTGGTCTTGAACAATGTGAAATTCAAGCTGATTCTGATCATGTTTTCCTTGATCGGACGACAGGAGATGTATCGGGAAGATTATCATTATGCAGCGTGA
- a CDS encoding D-alanine--D-alanine ligase, whose protein sequence is MKTKVALVKGGYTGEAEVSFKSAAFVYSQIDKDKYDVYPITISLDSWFYEDEQGAKHEIDRQDFSLELAGNKVTFDVAFIIIHGVPGEDGRLQGYFDMIGLPYTSCTALTSALTMNKGYTKAIVQDIPELNVAKSVLLFKEHRPVSVDMVTEKLSLPIFVKPNAGGSSIGMSKVSEWSALKQALDNAYDAENTGYQVLVEEFVNGREFSQGIYRDAKGELQVLPATEVRTTREFFDYEAKYTPGLTEEITPADLNTEQKERADRLIKEIYIRLNCKGMVRIDFFIENNTDKFFFIEINTVPGQTAQSFIPQQVRASGRTETAFYGELIEAAMGE, encoded by the coding sequence ATGAAAACAAAAGTTGCTTTAGTAAAAGGTGGATATACTGGTGAAGCCGAGGTTTCATTTAAAAGTGCCGCCTTCGTATATAGTCAAATCGATAAGGACAAATATGATGTATATCCCATTACTATCTCTTTAGATAGCTGGTTTTATGAGGATGAGCAAGGGGCGAAACATGAGATCGATCGACAGGATTTTTCGCTGGAACTTGCTGGCAATAAAGTCACGTTCGACGTCGCCTTTATCATTATTCACGGTGTACCGGGAGAAGATGGCCGCTTGCAAGGATATTTCGACATGATCGGCCTGCCATATACATCTTGTACAGCTCTAACATCGGCTTTAACAATGAATAAAGGCTATACTAAAGCAATAGTACAAGATATTCCAGAGCTCAATGTCGCGAAGTCCGTGTTGTTGTTCAAAGAGCACCGTCCAGTTTCCGTCGATATGGTAACAGAAAAACTGAGCTTACCCATTTTTGTTAAACCGAATGCCGGCGGCAGCAGCATCGGCATGAGCAAAGTCTCCGAATGGAGCGCGCTGAAGCAGGCACTCGACAATGCTTACGACGCGGAAAACACAGGCTACCAGGTATTGGTGGAAGAGTTTGTAAACGGAAGGGAATTCTCCCAAGGAATCTACCGCGATGCCAAAGGTGAACTGCAGGTATTGCCGGCCACCGAAGTGAGAACAACACGAGAATTCTTCGATTACGAAGCTAAATATACCCCAGGCTTAACGGAGGAAATTACACCAGCCGACTTAAATACGGAACAAAAAGAACGCGCAGATCGATTAATCAAAGAAATCTATATCCGCCTAAATTGTAAAGGAATGGTTCGTATCGACTTCTTTATTGAAAACAATACGGATAAATTCTTCTTCATCGAAATCAATACCGTACCAGGCCAAACGGCACAATCCTTTATCCCTCAACAAGTCCGCGCATCTGGAAGAACAGAAACCGCATTTTACGGCGAGCTGATCGAAGCGGCAATGGGAGAGTAG
- a CDS encoding PASTA domain-containing protein: protein MSKFFLYLRTSTFRKNLIAALIFIVVLFVVVYFGLKIYTKHGDSQEVPVLKGLHINEALKILDNAGLEYEVDSIYQMDAKPGLVIDQDPDPKSHVKGGRTIYLTIITQSAPEIAFPEIVDKTFIEASAILKNHSLKIADTTYINDIARDVVLEVKFSGQVIQPGRMVPKGSRISLVLGNGRGDSEVDIPNLVGQSVEEAKFALAGLGLTLGSISFSDNSRDTLNARIVSQSPDTSTHVISIGSAVHVTLAMPTAAPATPVNPTTPQN from the coding sequence ATGTCTAAATTCTTTTTATACTTAAGGACGAGTACGTTTCGAAAAAACTTAATTGCCGCCTTGATTTTTATTGTCGTTCTTTTTGTGGTCGTTTATTTCGGATTGAAAATATACACTAAACATGGAGATTCTCAGGAAGTTCCTGTTTTAAAGGGATTGCATATTAATGAGGCCTTGAAGATTTTGGACAATGCAGGGTTGGAATACGAGGTTGACTCGATCTATCAGATGGATGCCAAACCAGGCTTAGTAATCGATCAGGATCCGGATCCTAAATCCCATGTTAAGGGTGGTAGAACGATCTATTTGACGATCATTACGCAGTCTGCGCCAGAAATTGCGTTTCCCGAGATTGTTGACAAGACATTTATTGAAGCATCTGCCATCTTGAAGAACCACTCTTTAAAAATCGCAGACACTACATATATCAACGATATCGCTCGTGATGTCGTTTTAGAGGTTAAATTCTCAGGTCAGGTGATCCAACCTGGACGTATGGTTCCAAAGGGGTCAAGAATCAGTTTGGTATTAGGCAATGGACGTGGCGATTCTGAAGTTGATATTCCTAATCTTGTCGGACAATCCGTAGAAGAAGCGAAATTCGCATTGGCAGGTTTAGGATTAACATTAGGCTCAATCTCCTTCTCGGATAACTCCCGCGATACGTTAAACGCACGTATTGTGAGCCAAAGTCCCGACACCAGCACGCATGTAATCTCCATCGGAAGTGCAGTCCACGTGACCTTGGCGATGCCAACGGCTGCACCAGCAACTCCTGTGAATCCTACAACGCCTCAAAACTAA
- the mltG gene encoding endolytic transglycosylase MltG gives MSENRKKNSALKVILIIILVVGLAVAWIGYRAFIAPSIATSEEYFYVHTDEPYESVIKRIEDEGIVKNPSYFNYVARAMDLQTGIKPGRYKLSKDLSNRRFIGNLRGGYQEAVPFRFQNLRLKENFAGALGKNFEADSTTFLNLLNNEALAEKYGFNKDNFFLMFIPNTYEIYWNTKPEEIIDRFSKEYAKFWNADRKAKAAALNMTPEEVSVLASIVKGEALHVDEMPEIAGLYINRLKRGMLLQADPTVIFANNDFTIRRVLNRHLTIDNPYNTYRYKGLPPGPIMMPSIASIDAVLNYNQHEYIYMCAKDDFSGYHNFAKTVAEHQVNARKFQQALDARNIKK, from the coding sequence ATGTCAGAAAACAGAAAGAAGAATAGCGCCTTAAAGGTTATATTGATTATTATTTTAGTTGTGGGTCTTGCTGTGGCATGGATTGGCTATCGGGCATTTATAGCACCGAGCATCGCGACCTCCGAAGAGTACTTTTATGTACATACCGACGAGCCCTATGAAAGCGTAATTAAACGTATTGAGGATGAGGGTATTGTTAAGAACCCGAGCTACTTCAACTATGTAGCGAGAGCAATGGATTTGCAGACTGGAATCAAGCCGGGTCGATACAAACTTTCGAAAGATTTGAGCAATCGTCGTTTTATTGGTAATCTACGTGGTGGTTATCAGGAGGCGGTTCCCTTCCGTTTTCAGAACTTGCGCTTAAAAGAGAATTTCGCAGGTGCTTTGGGTAAAAACTTTGAAGCCGATTCAACGACGTTCTTAAATCTGTTGAACAATGAAGCTTTAGCTGAGAAGTACGGATTTAATAAGGATAACTTCTTCTTGATGTTCATTCCGAACACGTATGAGATTTATTGGAACACGAAACCAGAAGAGATCATCGACCGTTTTTCGAAAGAATATGCAAAATTTTGGAATGCTGACCGCAAGGCGAAGGCTGCAGCATTGAACATGACGCCTGAAGAGGTGAGTGTATTAGCGTCAATTGTTAAAGGAGAAGCATTGCACGTGGATGAAATGCCAGAGATTGCCGGCTTATACATTAATCGTTTGAAGCGTGGTATGTTATTACAGGCTGACCCTACCGTTATTTTTGCGAACAATGATTTTACTATTCGACGAGTTTTAAATCGCCATTTAACCATTGATAATCCCTATAATACATACCGTTATAAAGGATTGCCTCCGGGGCCGATTATGATGCCAAGTATTGCTTCCATCGATGCTGTATTAAATTATAATCAGCATGAGTACATTTATATGTGTGCAAAGGATGATTTCTCGGGTTACCACAATTTTGCGAAGACCGTTGCTGAGCATCAAGTTAATGCTAGGAAGTTTCAGCAGGCGCTTGACGCAAGAAATATCAAGAAATAA
- a CDS encoding acyl-CoA thioesterase — protein sequence MFSYKHQVRVRYAETDNMGYVYYGNYAAYYEVARTEMLRSTGISYKELEDMGVMLPVIELHCQYIKAAKYDDLITINIYIREKPGIRIKFEYELFNEEGELLNTGSTQLVFVDMERNRPCRPPAIFQEKMAPFFGE from the coding sequence ATGTTTTCCTATAAACATCAAGTCCGCGTCCGTTATGCCGAAACGGACAATATGGGCTATGTATATTACGGCAACTATGCTGCTTACTACGAGGTAGCACGTACCGAAATGTTGCGTAGCACGGGTATCTCCTATAAGGAGCTAGAGGATATGGGCGTGATGCTACCGGTCATTGAGTTGCATTGCCAATATATTAAAGCGGCGAAGTATGATGATTTAATCACTATAAATATTTATATTAGGGAAAAGCCAGGCATTAGGATTAAATTTGAGTATGAGCTATTTAACGAAGAGGGCGAGTTACTAAATACGGGGTCCACGCAGCTTGTTTTTGTGGACATGGAACGTAATAGACCGTGTAGACCTCCGGCGATATTCCAAGAGAAAATGGCTCCATTTTTTGGAGAATAA
- a CDS encoding YihY/virulence factor BrkB family protein, with protein sequence MKKVHQTLLHLQPYDRLIEWSKSATLPGFGKLPLYTVFVFFFQEISRESIINKASSLAYNFMLAIFPGIIFLFTLIPYIPIDNFQEQLMDLIQLALPDNAYQVLENTLKDIIIRQNGGLLSAGFVLCTFFATNGMTTLMMTFNKSSLSKESRTWFQRRIVALVLSFSIVFALICGIVLYMGSNFLINYLKTHIDYDLSWFWSFLIKTAQWLILFSIYFFTVSLIYKFGPSSSRWKLFTPGATLATLLAMLSFSLFTFYINNFGAYNKLYGSIGTLIVVMIWMYMNALILIIGYELNASIALSKQSIKIVKPRVYNSFKANQAE encoded by the coding sequence ATGAAAAAAGTACATCAGACACTTCTTCACTTACAGCCTTATGATCGATTGATTGAATGGTCGAAGAGTGCCACCCTACCGGGATTTGGCAAATTGCCATTATATACGGTGTTTGTATTCTTTTTCCAAGAGATTTCCCGCGAGTCGATTATTAATAAAGCGTCATCCTTAGCCTATAACTTTATGTTGGCTATTTTTCCGGGTATTATCTTCCTTTTCACGTTAATTCCGTACATCCCTATCGATAATTTCCAAGAGCAGCTGATGGATCTTATACAGCTTGCTTTGCCAGATAATGCGTATCAAGTTTTAGAAAATACATTGAAGGATATTATTATCCGTCAAAACGGAGGATTATTGTCGGCCGGTTTTGTGCTTTGTACATTCTTTGCGACGAATGGTATGACCACTTTGATGATGACCTTCAACAAGTCTTCCCTGTCGAAGGAATCCAGAACCTGGTTTCAGCGTCGTATCGTTGCGCTGGTACTCTCATTTTCCATTGTTTTCGCATTAATTTGCGGGATTGTTTTGTACATGGGATCCAATTTTTTAATCAATTACTTGAAAACACATATTGATTATGACCTTTCGTGGTTTTGGTCTTTCCTGATCAAGACCGCACAATGGCTTATTTTATTTTCGATTTACTTTTTCACGGTAAGCCTAATCTATAAATTTGGTCCATCATCATCACGTTGGAAACTCTTTACCCCGGGTGCGACATTGGCGACCCTACTGGCAATGTTGTCGTTTTCGTTATTTACTTTTTATATTAATAATTTCGGAGCATACAATAAGTTATACGGTTCCATTGGAACCCTTATTGTGGTGATGATTTGGATGTATATGAATGCGCTGATATTGATTATCGGGTATGAATTGAATGCGAGCATTGCACTTTCAAAACAAAGTATTAAAATTGTAAAACCAAGAGTTTACAATTCTTTTAAAGCAAACCAAGCTGAATAG
- a CDS encoding ATP-binding protein, whose amino-acid sequence MQQEDKYLVDRTKRNKSIRNILLLSTIGLFVAFLIFFISSFIQYRSIQSRIERIYSSINTDQTSFVTLLTKFNDAENHFRQYSLNYDSTDFLEYNKNLMLLRASVDSLRKVREVEEIVDQKYRSDSIDYSRLLPMYIDLAANIDSLMQSARTLDEFHRTAINNSMFNLPQENSIANSDLSRSTPSVIINRKPLLQRIFQPKPDTLTLGSDLLSQDTRNMLHQSFSRIRSESDARAQGKLDEIKLQLTDLRQKERLMLADNFTLLHKTNQQIRFVYDQRIKFQREKSDQELNVLLANTDTFKWQIIVSLTFVFIVICILVYYQFFTNYYEQMLMDEKIYASKLAEQKTDILAEITHEIRTPINSMIGIVDLLRSRNDLYQPKDILLLETAYSNITATSKTINDILNLSKIDKHDTIEPNHFDFHDMLLEILDNYRNQASLKKITLNHSLDESKPTIIFTDELKVRQVVSNLVSNAIKYSSQGTVTTKMYVNNHSNLVIKVSDEGNGIPENLKKNIFKKYYTENKTNKVEGGVGLGLYITKNIVTLLKGKISFQSRANQGTTFTVEIPIPRPKFRRKNTLNIHQVRDLPKNLSWLIVDDNALNLLYLKQFFLLHEQVYTATNGLEALNLMETKAVDVIVTDINMPVMTGDELLVKVRQNPAYERVKIIATSSDNEQVKKQEGIRRMKFDGILIKPFNEKKLTEVILKTLYPIFEDSDEIQQEG is encoded by the coding sequence ATGCAACAAGAGGACAAATATCTAGTCGATAGGACAAAGCGAAACAAGAGTATTCGAAATATCTTGTTATTGTCTACTATTGGCCTTTTTGTAGCATTCCTAATTTTCTTTATATCTTCTTTTATTCAATATCGGTCTATTCAATCCAGAATTGAGCGAATCTATAGCAGCATCAATACGGACCAAACCAGCTTTGTAACCCTTCTGACTAAATTCAACGACGCCGAAAATCACTTCCGCCAATATTCGCTCAACTACGACAGTACCGATTTCCTGGAATATAATAAGAACCTCATGCTATTGAGAGCCTCGGTTGACTCCTTGCGAAAGGTCCGAGAGGTAGAGGAAATTGTTGACCAAAAATACCGCAGTGACTCGATCGATTATTCGAGACTTCTGCCCATGTATATTGACCTCGCAGCCAATATCGATTCGCTAATGCAATCTGCGCGAACCTTGGACGAGTTCCACCGCACGGCAATAAACAACTCGATGTTCAATCTGCCACAGGAGAATTCTATCGCCAATTCGGATCTCAGCCGATCGACACCGAGTGTTATCATCAATCGCAAACCCTTGCTGCAACGCATATTCCAACCCAAGCCTGACACCCTAACTTTAGGAAGTGACCTGCTCTCTCAGGATACGCGCAACATGCTCCATCAGAGTTTTTCGAGAATCCGTTCGGAGTCTGACGCGCGAGCACAGGGCAAGCTGGATGAAATCAAACTGCAACTCACGGATCTGCGCCAGAAGGAGCGATTGATGCTCGCCGACAACTTCACCTTGCTCCATAAAACCAATCAGCAAATCCGATTCGTCTATGATCAACGGATAAAATTCCAGCGAGAGAAGTCTGACCAGGAGTTGAACGTGCTGTTGGCAAATACCGACACCTTTAAATGGCAAATTATTGTTTCCTTGACTTTTGTGTTTATCGTTATCTGTATTTTAGTGTATTACCAGTTCTTCACAAACTATTATGAACAGATGCTGATGGACGAAAAGATCTATGCGTCTAAACTTGCCGAGCAGAAAACCGATATCCTCGCTGAGATAACGCATGAAATCCGCACACCGATTAACTCAATGATAGGAATTGTCGACTTGTTGCGAAGTCGGAACGACCTCTATCAACCGAAGGACATTCTCTTGCTAGAGACGGCATATTCGAATATTACAGCGACATCGAAAACCATCAACGATATTCTTAATCTGAGCAAGATCGACAAACATGATACCATAGAGCCGAATCATTTTGACTTCCATGATATGCTATTGGAAATCCTCGACAATTATAGGAATCAGGCGAGTCTTAAAAAAATCACCTTAAACCATTCGCTAGACGAGAGCAAACCGACTATTATCTTTACGGATGAGCTAAAGGTACGTCAAGTGGTGAGCAACTTAGTTAGTAATGCGATCAAGTATTCGTCTCAGGGAACAGTTACGACCAAGATGTATGTGAACAATCATAGCAATTTGGTCATTAAGGTATCCGATGAGGGAAATGGCATCCCCGAGAACCTCAAAAAGAACATCTTCAAGAAATATTATACGGAGAATAAGACGAATAAGGTTGAAGGTGGCGTTGGATTGGGACTTTACATCACAAAAAATATCGTTACCCTATTAAAGGGCAAGATTTCCTTTCAGTCTAGAGCCAATCAGGGAACTACTTTTACGGTAGAAATTCCTATTCCACGCCCAAAATTCCGCCGTAAGAATACCCTTAATATTCATCAAGTTAGGGATCTTCCGAAGAATCTTTCTTGGCTAATTGTAGATGATAATGCTTTAAATTTGCTCTATCTGAAGCAGTTTTTCTTGTTACACGAGCAGGTTTACACAGCTACCAACGGTCTGGAAGCGCTGAACTTAATGGAAACAAAAGCCGTTGATGTCATTGTTACGGATATTAATATGCCAGTGATGACCGGAGACGAACTGCTGGTTAAGGTTCGTCAAAACCCTGCCTACGAGCGCGTTAAAATAATCGCTACATCCTCTGATAATGAACAAGTTAAGAAGCAGGAAGGAATCAGAAGGATGAAATTTGATGGCATCCTGATCAAGCCGTTCAATGAAAAGAAGCTAACGGAGGTCATCTTAAAAACCTTGTATCCGATCTTTGAAGACTCGGATGAAATCCAGCAAGAGGGATAG
- the rpsA gene encoding 30S ribosomal protein S1, which yields MAKKQEAEKELAAKNAELQGADTKVVKDTEKIESEADSNLIDEIKSNTWSTPSGDFDWDLDEKAFGNYSEAERVKLEEQYAGTFNQINQGEIIEGIVVSINNKDVVLNIGFKSDGLVALSEFRDLPDLKVGDTVDVFVESQEDANGQLVLSRKRAKTQKSWEEINAALENDAIIDGFVKSRTKGGLIVDIKGVEAFLPGSQIDIKPIRDYDVYVGKTMEFKVVKINHEFKNVVVSHKVLIEDDLENQKSEIVAKLEKGQVLEGTVKNITDFGVFIDLGGVDGLLHITDISWGRIEHPKEVLALDQTINVVVLDFDDEKKRIALGLKQLSEHPWESLDTGLEIGSKVKGKIVTVADYGAFLEIIPGVEGLIHVSEMSWSQNLRSPQEFLKVGDEIEAVILTLDREERKMSLGIKQLTPDPWQNITERYPVGSKQSAVVKNMTNFGVFVELEDGIDGLIHISDLSWSKKVNHPNEFTKVGERLDVVVLELDEENRKLSLGHKQLEENPWDTFETIFTEGSVHEGTVIKVGDKGDIVALQYGVEGFCPNKHSVKEDGSSLKVDEVAEFKIIEFNKENKRLVISHSRIWEDAKAEARIEEFNARKKEAKAASSAVRKVKDNVEKSTLGDLDVLAQLKEQMEDNEKKSK from the coding sequence ATGGCAAAAAAACAAGAAGCAGAAAAAGAGTTAGCGGCGAAAAACGCAGAGCTACAAGGTGCTGACACAAAAGTTGTGAAAGACACTGAAAAGATTGAGTCTGAAGCAGATTCAAATTTAATCGATGAGATTAAATCTAACACTTGGAGTACTCCATCAGGAGACTTCGACTGGGATCTTGATGAGAAAGCTTTCGGTAATTATAGCGAAGCTGAGCGCGTTAAATTGGAAGAGCAATACGCTGGAACATTTAACCAAATTAATCAAGGTGAAATTATTGAAGGTATCGTTGTATCTATCAATAACAAAGATGTTGTATTGAACATCGGTTTCAAATCAGACGGTCTTGTAGCATTATCTGAGTTCCGTGACTTACCTGACTTAAAAGTTGGTGATACGGTTGACGTATTTGTTGAATCGCAAGAGGATGCAAACGGTCAGTTAGTATTATCACGCAAACGTGCTAAAACACAAAAATCTTGGGAAGAAATCAATGCTGCATTGGAAAACGATGCAATTATCGATGGTTTTGTTAAATCACGCACTAAAGGTGGTTTAATCGTTGATATCAAAGGTGTTGAGGCATTCTTACCAGGTTCTCAAATCGACATCAAGCCTATCCGTGACTACGACGTATATGTTGGTAAAACAATGGAATTCAAAGTTGTTAAAATCAACCATGAGTTCAAGAACGTAGTTGTTTCTCATAAAGTATTGATCGAAGACGATTTAGAAAACCAAAAATCAGAGATCGTTGCTAAATTAGAAAAAGGTCAAGTATTAGAAGGTACTGTTAAAAATATCACTGACTTCGGTGTGTTCATCGACTTAGGTGGTGTTGACGGTTTACTTCACATTACTGATATCTCTTGGGGCCGTATCGAGCATCCAAAAGAGGTGTTAGCATTAGACCAAACTATCAACGTTGTAGTATTAGACTTCGACGACGAGAAAAAACGTATCGCATTAGGTTTAAAACAATTATCAGAGCACCCTTGGGAATCTCTAGATACAGGTTTAGAAATTGGTTCTAAAGTAAAAGGTAAAATCGTAACAGTTGCTGATTACGGTGCTTTCTTAGAAATCATCCCTGGTGTTGAAGGTTTAATCCACGTATCTGAAATGTCATGGTCTCAAAACTTACGTTCTCCACAAGAGTTCTTAAAAGTAGGTGATGAAATCGAAGCTGTTATCTTAACTCTAGATCGCGAAGAGCGTAAAATGAGCTTAGGTATCAAACAATTGACTCCAGATCCTTGGCAAAACATCACTGAACGTTACCCAGTAGGTTCAAAACAATCAGCGGTTGTTAAGAACATGACTAACTTCGGTGTATTCGTAGAATTAGAAGACGGAATCGACGGATTAATTCACATTTCTGACCTTTCATGGTCTAAGAAAGTTAACCACCCTAACGAATTCACTAAAGTTGGTGAGCGTTTAGACGTAGTGGTTTTAGAATTAGACGAAGAAAACCGCAAACTTTCTTTAGGTCACAAACAATTAGAAGAAAACCCTTGGGATACTTTCGAAACGATCTTCACTGAAGGTTCAGTTCACGAAGGTACAGTTATCAAAGTTGGTGACAAAGGTGATATCGTAGCTTTACAATACGGTGTTGAAGGCTTCTGCCCTAACAAACACTCTGTAAAAGAAGACGGTTCTTCATTGAAAGTTGACGAAGTTGCTGAATTCAAAATCATCGAATTCAACAAAGAAAACAAACGTTTAGTTATCTCTCACTCTCGTATTTGGGAAGATGCTAAAGCTGAAGCTCGTATTGAAGAGTTCAACGCTCGTAAGAAAGAAGCTAAAGCTGCATCATCTGCAGTAAGAAAAGTGAAAGACAATGTTGAAAAATCAACATTAGGTGATCTTGACGTTTTAGCTCAATTAAAAGAGCAAATGGAAGACAACGAAAAGAAATCTAAATAA